In Pirellula sp. SH-Sr6A, the DNA window ACCGTCACCTTCATCACTTGGTATCAAAAACCGATCAACAGCCCCAAACGATTGTTCGTCAAGTTGTTGAAGGTGCATCGGTTGAATCGGCTGGAATGCGCGATGGTCCGGCAAGTCGCATCGGGATTGCCAAGCGATGCCCCCCCCTCCATTCTTTTCGTCGACCCGATGTATTGGCACACCGCTGCTCCCAAGACGGGAGACGAACGATTGCGGCGCGAGGTTTTTCGGAAAGTCTTCAACACGGATTTGGATCGATACGAATCCGTGGCGAAGGATGCTATGGCCAAGGATAGTAAATAGTCACGCGGTAGTCGCGAAGTAGTCGCTCGAAGTAGTCGCTGGTGCTCCCTTCCCTTCCAGCCTTCAACGCACTCTCACTTGCCGCTAGAATCCGTAGTTCGCGTCCGTTTGCCAATTGGAAGCCCATTTACCCGTGCGGAGCAATCAAGATGTCTGATGTGGAACTCAAGCTTAAATCGCTGGGGTTGGAGATGCCCCCAGCCCCGAAGCCGGTGGGCTTGTACAAGCCGATGTTGATCGTGGGCAATTTGGCTTACGTCTCAGGACACGGTCCTCTTCGCAGCGATAAAACGCTCATCACGGGCCGGCTTGGCGCGGATATGTCGATCGAGGAGGGGCAGGCGGCGGCTCGGCAGACCGGGCTCGCGATGCTCGCGACCCTCAAGGCTGGACTGGGAAGTCTGGACCGCGTTTCCAGGGTGATCAAGCTATTGGGACTGGTTCGTTGCACCGACGAGTTCGAGCAATCGCCAGCGGTCATCAACGGTTGCAGCCAGCTTTTTGTCGACCTTTGGGGCGACGATCATGGTATCGGCGTCCGAAGTGCCCTAGGGACAAACGCGCTCCCGGGAAGTATCGCCGTGGAAATCGAAGCGATTTTCGAGATCCGCCCCTGATTAGGCCTTGAGCATCCGATCGGCGACTCGACAATCGTCAGGATGTCAGAACGTCAAACCTATACCTACCTAAGCCGCACGTTTGAGGCGGCTGGAATGCAGCCCAAAACCAAATATGGGCAGAACTTCCTCATCGATCTCAATATCTTGGACATCCTCGCGCGCGGTGCGGATCTGCAGCGCACCGATGTGATCTTGGAAGTCGGAACGGGCATGGGATCGCTGACCAAGCGAATCGCTCCCCACGTCGGTCATATGATCACCATCGAGATCGACCGCGAATTGCAGGTCCTCGCGGCGCGAGAACTGGAGGAGAACACGAATGTGACGATGCTCACCTTCGATGCCCTTCGGAATAAGAACCATCTTCGAGACGAAGTCATGGAGACGGTTCGCGAAAAGCTCGCCCTCTTCCCCGGAGCGAGGTTCAAACTCGTAGCGAATTTGCCTTACAATGTCGCGACCCCCATCATTAGCAATCTCCTTTCGGTAGATCCCTTGCCGGAACGAATGGTCGTCACGATCCAAAAGGAACTTGCCGAACGAATCGTATCTCCCCCCAGTTGCAAGGACTACAGTGCCTTGACCATCTGGATGCAATCGCAGTGTGATTGCGAGATCTTGCGAAATCTCCCTCCAACGGTCTTTTGGCCGCGTCCCCGAGTCGATTCGTCCATTCTCCGAATCATCCCCAATGCTGCCAAACGGGAGCGGATCGTCGATTTGGATTACTTCCACAAAACGCTGCGCGCATTGTTTTTCCATCGACGGAAATTCCTGCGGTCTCAATTGGCAACCGCGACCCAAGATCATTTGAGCAAACCCCAAGTTGACGAAATATTGGCCAAGCTCCAATTCTCCGAGAGTTTGCGAGCGGAGCAGCTTTCTGTGGAGCAGATCATCGATCTGCTCGAGGAATCCCGGCGGCTTACTCCTCCTCCCCAAGCGGACTGAACCCGAAAACGACTTGCCTCAGAAAGCGAACGCGTCGATATGTTCACGGGATTGGTTGAAGGAACCGCAACAATCGTTTCGGCAGACCGAGACGGCCCCGGAATGCGTCTCAAGTTGGAGCTGGGTGAGCTCGCCGAAGGTGTCAAGCTTGGTGACAGTATTTCCGTAGCGGGTTGTTGCCTCACGGTCGTTGAAATCGAAACAACGCGATGCACCTTTGAGCTCGGGTCGGAAACCCTTTCGAAGACGACCTTCAGCACGCGGGTACCAGGGGATCGGTTGAACGTGGAGCGGTCGCTTCGAGTGGGTGATCGCATGGGGGGGCACTTTGTCACCGGACATATCGACGGCCTCGGCAGGCTTGTCCGCAGGCGAGAGGAAGGGGAATGGTCTCACTTCCATTTCGAAGCCCCCTTGGGCTTGCTGCGTCAAATGGTCGACAAAGGTTCCATCACGATCGATGGAGTGAGTCTGACCGTCGTGCAAGCCGATGATAGGGAGTTTTCCATCGCGCTGATTCCGCATACCCTCGAGGTCACGACACTGGGAACGATCCAGCCCGGGCAATCGGTCCATTTGGAGACGGACATCCTCGCGAAATACATCCAACGGGCGATCGCCCCACGTCACACTTAGCCACGATTCAATCCAACGATGCAACTTCAAAACCTCACCGCTATCTCTCCCATCGACGGACGTTATCGCAATCAACTGGCCTCGATCGATGACGCCTCGAATGCACCCAAGCTCGACCATTACTTCTCCGAGTTTGCTCTGATTCGGTATCGCGTTTGGGTCGAAATCGAATATTTGGTTCTTCTCTCCGAGGAAGGTTTCTTGGCATTGAGTGCGGAACAAATCGCTGCACTTAGAAAGATCTACGCCGGGTTTGATGTTTCGGACGCGGAGCAGGTCAAGAATCATGAAAAGGTGACCAATCATGATGTGAAGGCGGTCGAGTACTTCATCAAAGATAAAATGGACGCCATGGGGCTCGGCGATCAGCGGGAATGGGTCCACTTCGGACTGACATCCCAGGACGTGAACAATACTGCGGTTCCCCTGTCGTGGAAGCATGCACTTGAGCGAGAGCTGTATCCCAGACTGGATGAATTGATTGAGAAACTGCGTCGGCTAGCGATGGAATGGGAGCCTGTCTCCATGCTGGCGAGAACGCACGGCCAACCCGCATCCCCCACACGGCTGGGAAAGGAAGTGATGGTGTTTGTCGAGCGACTGGAGCATCAACTCCGACTGCTCCAGCAAATTCCTTGCTCGGCCAAGTTTGGCGGCGCGACGGGGAACTTCAATGCGCATCATGTTGCGTATCCGAGCACCGACTGGATCGCCTTCGGCAATAAGTTCGTCGAGGAGCGGTTGGAGCTGCGAAGACAGCAGTTCACAACGCAAATCGAACATTACGATGACTTGGCCGCCCAGATGGATGGGATCAAACGCATCGGAACCATCCTGATCGACTTGTGCCGAGATATTTGGACTTATGTTTCGATGGACTACTTCAAGCAGAAAATCAAAGCCGGCGAAGTAGGCTCCAGCGCGATGCCCCACAAAGTGAACCCCATCGACTTTGAAAACGCCGAAGGGAATTTAGGAATTGCGAATGCCATCTGGGAACATCTCGCGAGCAAACTACCCATCTCCCGGCTTCAACGCGACTTAACCGACTCGACCGTGTTGCGGAATATCGGAGTTCCTTTTGCCCATTTCACGCTGTCCCTTCGTTCTATCGATCGGGGATTGGGCAAACTGGTCCTGAACGAGGAAAAGATTCGGGCAGATCTAGACGCGAACTGGATCGTGATCGCCGAAGCGATTCAGACCATTCTGCGTCGCGAGAAGATTGCAAATCCTTATGAAGCACTCAAAGCGTTGACCCGAGGTGCGGCGAGGGTGAACCAGGACACGTTCTCGCAGTACATCGACTCGCTTGAGGTCAGCGAGGAGGTCAAGCAAGAATTGAGAGCGGTGACTCCGTTTGGGTACACAGGGGTGCACCCCCCGATGGCGCGTTAGAAGCGACGTTCCGACGACGTGAGAGGGTCGATCCACAAGGCCCCGGTCGGGAGCTCGATCAACCCCGCACTAAAAATCGTTTTACCGCGTCATTGTCGTGGGAACGCGGCTGACATAGGGATGCGCAATCTGCCTGCTGGTCGAGATGACAGTCAAGCTAGCGGCGACGAGCAAGGCGACGATCACCGAGTATTCCAGAGGACTCGGACCGTCTCCAGATTGCGTGAATTGCGATAGTTTTTCTTTGATTGACTTCATTTTTTCGATACTCCCTGTTCTCGTCATCGGCAACGAACGGAGCGAACATCCAGTCAAACAGCCGCGATCGAACATTCGGCATGACCGTTGTTTTGCACGAATTCCGAATTGCGCAAATTATGCGTCTGGAGAAGCTTGACGATCCGACCCGCCCTCCTACAGTCCTCACGCGTAACCGGGCCACCTACGGTGCTGAAACGGGGGGCGAGGTCGTCGATCGTCTGCGATGTAAAAAGAGGGACTCAATGGAACGCCGTGCATGGTTAAAGTCTGTGGCCGCAGGGGCCTCAATCGCGACAACGCCCCGCTTGCTCTTTGCTGAGCGATTGGACTGGCCCACTTGGCGAGGTCCCAGCAGAAACGGCGTTGTCGAAGGAGCTTGGCCAGATTCGCTGGATGAAAAGAGCTTGGTCCCGCTTTGGAGCCGTCCGCTGGGTGATAGCTATTCAGGTCCGATTGCGTCGGGCGACTTGGTCTTTACCACGGAGAGCAAGGCGGGGAGAGAATCGGTCTATGCGCTCTCGGTCATGGATGGTGAAGTCCGCTGGCAAGTTGAATGGAAAGGAACATTGAATGTTCCTTTTTTCGCTGCCCGAAACGGCAATTGGATTCGCGCCACTCCCGCCACGGATGGGAAAACCCTTTTCGTAGGCGGGATTCGCGATGTTTTGGTCGCTCTCGATACGGCGACGGGCGAGGAAAAGTGGCGAGTCGACTTCGCAGAGCGATTTGGCAAAGTACCTGACTTTGGCATGGTTTGCTCCCCGATTGTGGACGGGGCTCACCTCTATATCCAGGCCGGCAAAGGCCTGCACAAACTCCGGTGCGACGACGGCACCATCCTCTGGTCCTCTCTTCAAGATGCAGGGGATATGATGACCAGCGGAGCATTTTCGTCCCCGATCATTGGCGAATTGCACGGTGTACGCCAATTGCTCGTGCAGACTCGAACGTTCCTCGCGGGTGTGAATCTGGAGTCCGGGGAGCCCTACTGGAAATACGAAGTGGCCGCTTTTCGCGGAATGAACATTCTTACCCCCACTCTCTGGAAGAACGCTCTCTTTACCAGCAGTTACGGCGGTCGCTCGCTTTTGATCGACATCGAAGAAAACCGTTCTCCGAAGATTCGGTGGGAGAATAAAATTGAAGGCTACATGTCTTCGCCCGTGGTCCTCGGCAACTATCTCTACATGCACCTGAGAAACAAACGGTTTGCTTGCCTCGATTTATCCACAGGCAAGGAAGCTTGGATTTCCAAACCCTTTGGGGAGTATTGGAGTTTGGTCACCAACGGGGATCGGATTCTCGCGCTCGACCAAGACGGAACGCTCCGATTGATTCAGCACAATCCATTGGAACTTCAAGTTCTTTCGGAACGAGCCTTAACCACCAACGAGGAAGAAGCTTGGGCTCACGTCGGTCTTCTCCAAGGAAAAGTGATGGTTCGGTCTCAAAAGGGAATGACCGTGTACAGCTGGTCCTAAGTTGGTTCTCCTAAAACGAGATCTCATTCTTCCCTGGCTCGGCCTCGAGTTTTCCCGAGGAGCGGATTGCAAAAAATCTTTCGGAACTCTCTCTCAACGGCTGGGTTAAGCACTCTATCCCCTCAACGCATCCAGTCTCATAGGGGTTAGAGCTTGCACTTTCGGATTTTCGAAGAGAGGTAGGCTCTGGTTGCGATCCTCTTTTCTTATCCTTTGCCTCATGGATCCCAACCCGACAACGGAATGCGGGGAGTGTTACGCGCTCCCTGCGGCTGCAAACTACCTGTCGCCAGGGTTGGCACACGGGGGGCACGACGGAAAGCGGGCGATTGAACTCAAGTTTTTATTGCCTTGGGATTTAGCCAATCGACTTCGCGAGCGTGCGCGCAACGAACTGCAAACCGATCCGTTCGCTGATCGAAAAACAGGGCGATACAAAGTCTGCAGTCTCTATTTGGATACCGTCGCGTTCGACATTTTTCATCGCACCTCGGTAACCGACGGCAACAAGTTTCGATTCCGGCGTTACAACGAGGATCAGGAGCTGTTTCTCGAGCGTAAACGCCGCCAGAAAGGTGTCGTCACGAAACATCGGGATCTCATTCCGCTCGATGCTTTGGATCAATCTTCGACCCTATCGTCCCCGATTTGGGATGAGGCTCAATCCTTTGGCTTGGTCCCGAGCTGCGCGGTGGAGTACGAGCGTGAAGCATACATTAGTGAACAAACGGAGCCGCCTTTCCGAGTTACGATCGACAATCGTCTCGGGACGCATCGATTCCATCGAGCAGATTGGTTGGAATTGTCGGCGTTTCTCCATAGAAACCGAACGGAGGGAGAATTGCCTAGCACGGATTGCATTCAGCCAATGGTACCTGGGTATTCGGTGGTGGAATTCAAGTTCACCGATGCGTTGCCCGTTCACCTGAAACGGTGGGTGGAAGACTTTCAAATCGCACCCGTGAAATTCTCGAAGTACCGAACGGCGTTAAGCGACCCCAACGAATGGGTTCAAACAAGAGACGGAGCAGTGGCATGAACGAGTGGATCCATGGGCTCTTTG includes these proteins:
- a CDS encoding RidA family protein, with the translated sequence MSDVELKLKSLGLEMPPAPKPVGLYKPMLIVGNLAYVSGHGPLRSDKTLITGRLGADMSIEEGQAAARQTGLAMLATLKAGLGSLDRVSRVIKLLGLVRCTDEFEQSPAVINGCSQLFVDLWGDDHGIGVRSALGTNALPGSIAVEIEAIFEIRP
- the rsmA gene encoding 16S rRNA (adenine(1518)-N(6)/adenine(1519)-N(6))-dimethyltransferase RsmA, translated to MSERQTYTYLSRTFEAAGMQPKTKYGQNFLIDLNILDILARGADLQRTDVILEVGTGMGSLTKRIAPHVGHMITIEIDRELQVLAARELEENTNVTMLTFDALRNKNHLRDEVMETVREKLALFPGARFKLVANLPYNVATPIISNLLSVDPLPERMVVTIQKELAERIVSPPSCKDYSALTIWMQSQCDCEILRNLPPTVFWPRPRVDSSILRIIPNAAKRERIVDLDYFHKTLRALFFHRRKFLRSQLATATQDHLSKPQVDEILAKLQFSESLRAEQLSVEQIIDLLEESRRLTPPPQAD
- a CDS encoding riboflavin synthase; protein product: MFTGLVEGTATIVSADRDGPGMRLKLELGELAEGVKLGDSISVAGCCLTVVEIETTRCTFELGSETLSKTTFSTRVPGDRLNVERSLRVGDRMGGHFVTGHIDGLGRLVRRREEGEWSHFHFEAPLGLLRQMVDKGSITIDGVSLTVVQADDREFSIALIPHTLEVTTLGTIQPGQSVHLETDILAKYIQRAIAPRHT
- the purB gene encoding adenylosuccinate lyase, translated to MQLQNLTAISPIDGRYRNQLASIDDASNAPKLDHYFSEFALIRYRVWVEIEYLVLLSEEGFLALSAEQIAALRKIYAGFDVSDAEQVKNHEKVTNHDVKAVEYFIKDKMDAMGLGDQREWVHFGLTSQDVNNTAVPLSWKHALERELYPRLDELIEKLRRLAMEWEPVSMLARTHGQPASPTRLGKEVMVFVERLEHQLRLLQQIPCSAKFGGATGNFNAHHVAYPSTDWIAFGNKFVEERLELRRQQFTTQIEHYDDLAAQMDGIKRIGTILIDLCRDIWTYVSMDYFKQKIKAGEVGSSAMPHKVNPIDFENAEGNLGIANAIWEHLASKLPISRLQRDLTDSTVLRNIGVPFAHFTLSLRSIDRGLGKLVLNEEKIRADLDANWIVIAEAIQTILRREKIANPYEALKALTRGAARVNQDTFSQYIDSLEVSEEVKQELRAVTPFGYTGVHPPMAR
- a CDS encoding PQQ-binding-like beta-propeller repeat protein, producing MERRAWLKSVAAGASIATTPRLLFAERLDWPTWRGPSRNGVVEGAWPDSLDEKSLVPLWSRPLGDSYSGPIASGDLVFTTESKAGRESVYALSVMDGEVRWQVEWKGTLNVPFFAARNGNWIRATPATDGKTLFVGGIRDVLVALDTATGEEKWRVDFAERFGKVPDFGMVCSPIVDGAHLYIQAGKGLHKLRCDDGTILWSSLQDAGDMMTSGAFSSPIIGELHGVRQLLVQTRTFLAGVNLESGEPYWKYEVAAFRGMNILTPTLWKNALFTSSYGGRSLLIDIEENRSPKIRWENKIEGYMSSPVVLGNYLYMHLRNKRFACLDLSTGKEAWISKPFGEYWSLVTNGDRILALDQDGTLRLIQHNPLELQVLSERALTTNEEEAWAHVGLLQGKVMVRSQKGMTVYSWS
- a CDS encoding polyphosphate polymerase domain-containing protein, which produces MDPNPTTECGECYALPAAANYLSPGLAHGGHDGKRAIELKFLLPWDLANRLRERARNELQTDPFADRKTGRYKVCSLYLDTVAFDIFHRTSVTDGNKFRFRRYNEDQELFLERKRRQKGVVTKHRDLIPLDALDQSSTLSSPIWDEAQSFGLVPSCAVEYEREAYISEQTEPPFRVTIDNRLGTHRFHRADWLELSAFLHRNRTEGELPSTDCIQPMVPGYSVVEFKFTDALPVHLKRWVEDFQIAPVKFSKYRTALSDPNEWVQTRDGAVA